From a single Solenopsis invicta isolate M01_SB chromosome 4, UNIL_Sinv_3.0, whole genome shotgun sequence genomic region:
- the LOC120357602 gene encoding uncharacterized protein LOC120357602: MPTQHSPTRGSSDSSGTSTDLLGGLLTPPGMTSQDPSQDLTQHPVIGAATLAKLPPFWKENPILWFAQVEAAFTLARISNEDTRFRYVILNLDNTALPFVSDIVANPPPVNKYQALKERIIRSFDETAESKLRKLIRGREIGDEKPSNYLQKLRNLAGGQCNDSVLRTLFLEQLPENVRAILSISEVADLTILASQADKIYEISKPTINAVALCPASQTTSSNPIDELTKRIDALTKEVRGRSRSRQRNFRNRSKSRGRSQEKNSFCWYHRQFNEKAKKCEQPCSYKVEKKPENQ, translated from the coding sequence ATGCCAACTCAACATTCACCGACAAGAGGAAGCAGTGATTCATCCGGAACGAGCACAGACCTTCTCGGCGGTCTCTTAACACCACCAGGCATGACCAGCCAGGATCCATCACAGGACCTCACGCAACACCCTGTTATTGGCGCGGCAACTTTGGCCAAGCTTCCACCCTTTTGGAAGGAGAACCCTATTCTATGGTTCGCGCAAGTAGAAGCTGCATTTACCCTAGCAAGAATTTCTAATGAAGACACAAGATTTAGATATGTAATTCTAAATCTCGATAATACTGCTCTACCATTTGTCTCAGATATCGTTGCGAACCCTCCGCCTGTAAATAAATATCAGGCCCTCAAAGAAAGAATAATACGCTCTTTTGATGAAACGGCGGAATCCAAGTTGAGAAAACTCATTCGCGGTCGCGAAATTGGCGACGAAAAACCGTCCAATTACTTACAAAAACTAAGAAACCTAGCAGGCGGTCAATGCAATGACTCAGTCCTGCGCACATTATTTCTTGAGCAACTTCCTGAAAATGTTAGAGCAATACTATCAATAAGCGAAGTCGCAGACCTAACAATACTTGCTTCACAGGCCGATAAGATCTATGAGATTTCGAAGCCGACTATCAATGCTGTAGCACTCTGCCCAGCATCTCAAACAACGTCAAGTAATCCCATTGACGAGTTAACCAAACGTATTGACGCATTAACCAAGGAAGTTCGTGGCAGAAGCAGATCTCGCCAACGCAACTTTAGAAACAGATCCAAATCCAGAGGACGCAGTCAAGAAAAAAACTCTTTTTGCTGGTATCACCGTCAATTCAATGAAAAGGCCAAGAAGTGCGAGCAACCTTGCAGCTACAAGGTAGAAAAGAAACCGGAAAACCAATAA